In the genome of Gemmatimonadota bacterium, the window GGAGTAGTAGCTGCTCGCGGGAGCGCTCGAGGAGCTCGTCCGCGGGGTCGGGGGGCTCGGCCGGGCCCGTTTCGGCCGGAACCTCCGACACCAGGACACGTTTCGGGCCGAAACTCGCTCTCAGGACCGCAAGGGCCGCCTCGGGCTCCGGTACCGTCCAAAGGCGGCGGGCGGAGTCCCAGCGCCGGTGGGGAAGCCCCCGGACGACCGCCAGGTCGGCTTCGGTGAAACCCGGTTCCAGCGAGATTTCGATATGCGTCCGTTCGAGCCGCACGCGTACCGTGCAGCGCCCTTGATGTGTCGCATCGGTCATGAACCACTAGGGAGGGTGCCACCGGGGCGGGAGAATGCTGGAGGCGGCCCCGCTCCGCCTTGACCCCACCCCGGTCCTCCCCTACCTTGCTCATTGATACCGAGAATCATTCTTGACAAGGGCTGTGAGGCGAGGGGACGTGGGGGATCTCACCACTGGTGATCCCCCTTCCGTGTCTTCGGCCCGGCGGGAGATATGAGCGCACCACTTTTGAAGATAGAGGGCCTTCACGCGCGCGTGGCCGAGGGCGACGGGACGGAGATCCTGCGCGGCGTGGACCTGGAGATGGGCCACGGCGAGATCCACGCCATCATGGGCCCAAACGGGTCCGGCAAGAGCACGCTGGCCAACGTGCTCAGCGGCCACCCCGGCTACGAGGTCACCGGCGGGTCGGTCGCCTTCAAGGGCGATGACCTGCTGGAGCTGGAGCCCGAGGAGCGCTCTCTGGCGGGCGTCTTCCTGGCGTTCCAGTACCCGGTCGAGATCCCCGGCGTCTCCATCGCCAACTTCCTGCGCACCGCCGTGCAGGCCCGGCACGAGGGAGAGCTGGACATCTTCGACTTCCAGGAGCAGCTCCTGGACCGCATGCGGCTGCTCGAGATGGACCCGACGTTCGCGCAGCGCAGCGTCAACGACGGCTTCAGCGGCGGCGAGAAGAAGCGCAACGAGATCCTCCAACTCGCCATGCTCGAGCCCACCCTGGCGGTCATGGACGAGACCGATTCGGGGCTGGACATCGACGCGCTGAAGGTCGTCGCCTCGGGCATCAACAAGCTCGCCGCCGAGCGCGACGACATGTCGGTGCTGCTGATCACCCACTACCAGCGCATGCTGAACTACATCGAGCCGGACCACGTGCACGTGATGGTGGGGGGCCGCATCGTCCGCTCGGGCGGCCCCGAGCTGGCGCACGAGCTGGAGGCCGGCGGCTACGAGTCCTTCCGCGCGGCCGAGACCGTCGCGGCGGGCGTCTGAGGGAATCATGCCCAAGAACGAGACGCTCCAGGAGCTGGACCTCGACACCTACAAGTACGACTTCGTCACAGACGACAAGCCGGTCTTCAAGGCGCGTCCGGGGCTGGACGAGGACATCGTGCGGCAGATCTCGGCGCACAAGGATGAGCCCGAGTGGATGCTCGACTTCCGGCTCAAGGCGCTGAAGATCTACGAGTCCAAGCCCATGCCCGAGTGGGGCGGCGACCTGACCACGCTGCAGGAGACGCTCGACGAGATCTACTTCTACATCAAGCCGCAGGACCAGATGGAGCGGTCCTGGGACGACGTGCCGCAGGAGATCAAGGACACCTTCGAGAAGCTGGGCATCCCCGAAGCCGAGCGGAAGGCGCTCGCGGGCGTGGGCGCGCAGTACGAGTCGGAGATGGTCTACCACTCGCTCAAGAAGGAGTGGGAGGAGAAGGGCGTGATCTTCGACTCGATCGAGGACGGCCTGAAGAACCACCCGGAGCTCTTCCGCGAGCACTTCGCCACGATCATCCCGCCGGCGGACAACAAGTTCGCGGCGATGAACTCGGCGGTGTGGTCGGGCGGCTCCTTCGTCTACATCCCCAAGGGCGTGAAGGTCGAGATCCCGCTCCAGGCCTACTTCCGCGTCAACGCGGAGCGCATGGGGCAGTTCGAGCGCACGCTGATCATCGTCGACGAGGGCGCCGAGGCGCAGTACATCGAGGGCTGCACCGCTCCGGTCTACTCGACCGAGTCGTTCCACTCCGGCGTGATCGAGATCGTGGTCAAGCCCAACGCGCGCTTCCGCTACGTCACGATCCAGAACTGGTCGCACAACATGTACAACCTCGTGACCCAGCGGGCGCTGGTGCACGAGAACGCCAAGATGGAGTGGCTGGACGGCAACCTGGGCTCCAAGCTCACCATGAAGTACCCGTCCTGCTACCTGGTGGGCGAGGGCGCCAACGGCGAGATCCTGTCGATCGCCTACGCGGGTCCGGGGCAGCACCAGGACACCGGCGGCAAGGTGATCCACGCGGCGCCGCGCACCACCTCGCAGATCGTGTCGAAGTCGATCTCCAGGGGCAGC includes:
- the sufB gene encoding Fe-S cluster assembly protein SufB, with translation MPKNETLQELDLDTYKYDFVTDDKPVFKARPGLDEDIVRQISAHKDEPEWMLDFRLKALKIYESKPMPEWGGDLTTLQETLDEIYFYIKPQDQMERSWDDVPQEIKDTFEKLGIPEAERKALAGVGAQYESEMVYHSLKKEWEEKGVIFDSIEDGLKNHPELFREHFATIIPPADNKFAAMNSAVWSGGSFVYIPKGVKVEIPLQAYFRVNAERMGQFERTLIIVDEGAEAQYIEGCTAPVYSTESFHSGVIEIVVKPNARFRYVTIQNWSHNMYNLVTQRALVHENAKMEWLDGNLGSKLTMKYPSCYLVGEGANGEILSIAYAGPGQHQDTGGKVIHAAPRTTSQIVSKSISRGSGRASYRGLCKVYDGATGAKSNVECDALLLDEDARTDTFPYIEIEEESASIGHEATVSKIGDEQLFYLMSRGLSGDEAAAMIVRGFIEPIAKQLPLEYAVELNRLIELEMEGSVG
- the sufC gene encoding Fe-S cluster assembly ATPase SufC — protein: MSAPLLKIEGLHARVAEGDGTEILRGVDLEMGHGEIHAIMGPNGSGKSTLANVLSGHPGYEVTGGSVAFKGDDLLELEPEERSLAGVFLAFQYPVEIPGVSIANFLRTAVQARHEGELDIFDFQEQLLDRMRLLEMDPTFAQRSVNDGFSGGEKKRNEILQLAMLEPTLAVMDETDSGLDIDALKVVASGINKLAAERDDMSVLLITHYQRMLNYIEPDHVHVMVGGRIVRSGGPELAHELEAGGYESFRAAETVAAGV